Genomic DNA from Alicyclobacillus fastidiosus:
TTGTGCATCCGTTTTTGAACCTCCAAGGTTTCCACGACCATACCAAAATCCAGTTTGGACTAGATGGTCAACATCGCCCGCGCTTCATGCTGGCTATGGCGCCGGATGTCAGCCTCGACCATCATCGATACAAGCTGTTTAAATTGTGTACGAGGTTCCCATCCAAGCACGCGCTTCGCTTTTGTCGAATCGCCGACCAATACCCCAATGTCGACCGGGCGTACGAACTTAGGATCAGTTTCGACATAGTCCGTCCAAGGTCCCAACCCTGCTGCTTGAAAGGCGAAGTCGACGAGCTCCTGAACCGATTGGGTGACGCCAGTCGATAGGACGAAGTCCTGCGGGATGTCCTGCTGAAGCATCAGCCACATCGCTTCGACGTACTCTTTCGCGTAACCCCAATCCCTTTTCGCATCCAGATTGCCTAACATCAACTTGTCTGATTTCCCGAGTTTGATTTGAGCCACCGCGTCGGTGATTTTCCGGGTGACAAACTCGATTCCACGAAGTGGAGACTCGTGATTGAACATGATTCCGGAACAGGCAAAAAGTCCATACGATTCGCGGTAGTTGACGGTCATCCAATGTCCGTATAACTTGGCGACACCGTATGGACTACACGGATGAAACGACGTCTCCTCATTTTGACGGGTGGTTTTCGTCTTGCCGAACATTTCAGCCGTACTCGCTTGATAAAATCGCGTATCTGGCTTTGTGATGCGAATCGCTTCTAATAGATTCGTGACGCCCAAGCCCGTGATGGTACTCGTCAACAGTGGTTGTTCAAACGAGACCCCAACAAAACTCTGTGCCGCGAAATTGTACACCTCGTCTGGCATGTATTTTTTCAAAAGTCGAACCTGGCACCCAAGATCCTCCACATCCATACTTTCAAGAATGACTTTGGACTCAATCCCAAGATAGCGCAGACGCCACAGATCCAGCGTGCTTGTCCGGCGATACGTTCCAACAACCTGATATCCTTTCTCTAAGAGCAGTTCTGCCAAATACGCTCCGTCTTGACCAGTGATCCCCGTGACAAGCGCTGTTTTCATACATATACCCTCCCTGCGTATGGATGGATTCTCATCACGCTATCCGCCCTCAGCGAATGCTTAGGTACGAGCGTATGAATCGCTCCCCCGCTGCAGCACACGACTGAGTAACCATTTCATTTGCCCACGATGGCTGATTTCGTCCTCCATGACGTGAAACCATCGATAATATTGATTTTCCTGCCTTCCCGAAACGGTTTCGTTCAGCCAGGCGTCGTCACATTGGTGGAACGCAGCGATGGTTTTACTCCGAACTTCATTCAGGCAATCGAGATACATCTGTGCAGAGTTCCCGTGAATTTCTGTTCGTGCACGCATACCGAGTTGCAGCCCAGCACCCCATTGCTGAACTTCGCTCGCCGTGAGTTCACGGTTTTGGAAGCTCCAAATCTGTTGCGCTGTTTCGATCGCCGCCAGATGGAATAGGAGCGATCCGATGGAATTGCTCTGTTCGTCGTGCACATAATCCAATTCCTCGACACTCAATCCACAGACCAATTCAACCGTTTTGCGACGCGTACAATTCATCATCGAGACCAAATGACCCAGTTGTGTACTAAATCCTGGAATGTGACCTATGAAGTTGCGCGCATCAAGATTCAATCCGACTCACCTCTCCAGGAACAAACGGCTTATTCCCCACCAAAAGGAGGATACAAATTCCCCCCTGTGGGAGGTGTTGTTCTTAATTATAAACTATTTCGTTCCCAATAGGGAACGAAAATGAAGTTTTCGTTCTTTTCAACGCTTTTTGACGCTTACACGGCGTGAAAGTCGCATGAGAGTTTAGGAGTACGAATCGAGAGGTCATGGTACCGGCAATTTGACGTAGTCGTGCACAGCAGGGGAATGAAAGAAAGTTGTTTGCATCGTCATGATCGGGGTGCGCTTGCTTGCCATCTCAGGAAGGGGATCCATTCCCCTTCCGTCATCCTGAATAGGCGATCGTCGTAAACAGTGCGAGTGCTTCCTGTGACGAATCCAGCCGACTATGCTGAACGACGACGGGCACACTGCTCTCCACCTTGATGGCGTATGGCACGCCCCTGGGCACCTCTTTACCAGAGTCACTCCGCAGTTTGTCAAGGCGAATGTGGTGGGTCCTACGCGCCCCACATGTCGCCTGAAATCCTACCAGAGGCTCTTTATCTTCAAAGTAAAACGTCAGATCGATCTTCGCATCTGCATCCGTCAGGTTCAGGACACATACCGCTTCGTGGCTCGGCTGTTCACCGAGACTCTTCGTGGGTAGAAAGCCATCTGGAATCACCCAAGTCATCTTCCCCATCAAGGTGTGACACCCCCATGCTCTCAAGATTCGTTGGCCAAAACTCGATTCATATCATACAGTTCGTCAAACCGCTCTTTGGAAGGATGTGCGAGCCAATCGTCCCACGTGAGACCAACTTGACCCAAAATTTGCTCGATTCGTCGGCGAAAGGGCAATCCATGACATCGAAGTACCTCGATCATCGGGTCCTCGCGCCCGTCCAGCGTGTACGTGATCCAATCGTGCAACGATTGCGCCATCGCGAGTGCCTGTTCAGGCAGCGAGTCGACTACATTGATCGTTTCATTTGGATCCAACCGCAAGTCGTACAACTCACACGGCGGTCGAACGAATGGCCCGGAATCGATTGTCTGGATAAATTTGTAGTCGCTCGTCCTGACCCCACGACTGGCCTGCCACGCACACTCACTGAGGTATATTGTGGAGTGCGTCTGCTCACACCGTCCCTCGATCGCCGGCCATAAACTCTTGCCGTCGAGATCAGGCGGTGCGTTCAAGCAGGCAGCCTCCAACACAGTCGGCATCAGATCCACCTGTTGGACCAACCCACGGACCCGCCTGCGCGGCGGAATTCGGCCCGGCCAACGCATAATCATCGGCACGTGTACCGTGGTGTCGTAGAGTCCACAGTGATCCCAGTAGATATCGTGCTCGGTGAGACTCTCGCCGTGATCGCCAAAGAGAATCAACAGCGTATCGTCATAAATCCCCTGCTCGCGAAGGCATGCGTCGAGTTCGCAAAGGCGGTCGTCCAGGTAACGGACCTCGGCATCGTACAGAGCATGTAAATAGCTAGCATCCGTCACATCCCCCAACAAACGATAGTGATGGTACTTGAAAAAGGGGTACGCAGGATGGTTGTACGCGCGCTCCATACTGTGATTGGACGGATCGTACGGATTGTTGTGCTCGTCGTAGAACGATGGGACGTAATCCTTCGGGGGCAGATAAGGTGTATGGCAGTCCCAATAATGCAAAAACAGAAAGAAATCCTCGTCTTTGTGGTCGCGAATCCAAGGGATCGCGAGATCATTTACCGTTCGCCCATCAATCCACCGCTCGCGACCAACCGAGTTGATATAGTAGCGGTATCCGCGCGCGAACCACTCTTTGAGTTGATACAGGTTATCGACCGCTCCAGTCACAAATCCTGCCTTTCGCAGGATCTCAGGCAGCCAATCCACGTGTTTTGGCAACTGACTCATCGGGGAACCGTGAGATACAACGCCGGTGCGCAAGCCGACCTTGCCGGTAAAAATCCCCGTGTGGGCGACCTCCGTGGGGATATCTGCAGCAAACGCCTGCGCGAACAGGACGCCCTCACTGGCTATCTGGTCCAAATACGGACTCGTGGCCTGGGTGTACCCGTAGCAACCAAGTCTATCTGCGCGCAAGGTGTCCAACGAGACGAAGACGACTTTCACAGATCATCCCCCCTAACGCATGTTTTCCACGTCGATGACGGCTCCGTTTTGCAACTGCGATTGGATAGCCGCCTCAATCACCCTTTGGGCCGCGAGTGCGTCTTTGCCTGAACCCTCGATTCGATCCGGTGCCACATTCTCCTGAATCTGATGGATAAAGTGATGAATTCGATTGGCCATCGTCTCGTGAAAGTTCCCGATTCCCCCAAACAGAGGGTTTCTCTGCACCAATAACTCATCTTGGTCATGTGGATAAAAGCAAAAATTCTCGTACACGTTGTCGATGACGAATCGTCCCCGATTGCCCGCGACTTCACAAAATTCGATCGGGTGGCGCATGGACATGTCATAGCTTCCCGTGAGGTGTCCAACCGCCCCCGAGGTAAATTGCATGTTGATGGAACACGTCGACCACACACTGCGTCCAGGTGCCTTCACCATAAACGCTTGGACGCGGGCGATATCGCCAGCAAAGTAGCGCATGACGTCGATCGAGTGCTGGTGTAGCGCTCGCATGTGAAACCAGGGGCTGGATTCGTTCGGATTGCGAATGGTGAGTCTCATGTTCACGAACAAAAGCTCCCCAAGGTTCCCCTTGTCGATCAATTCCTTCCCCTTGTATGCGGCTGGCACAAACCGATGATTCAAGTCACACGCCAGTCGCACACCTTTCTCCCGTGCGCGTTGGACCATTGTCACAGCTTCGTCGAGATCGTTGGACAGAGGTTTTTCTACGAGCACGTCCTTGCCTGCCTCAATGGCTAGCATCGCTGGCGCATAGTGATGACTTCCGCCCTCTACGCCACTTGTCGCGATACTCACCACATCGACGTCTTCCTCGCGGAGTAGCGTGCCCAAATCTGTGTAAGCTTTCGTTTGGAATTCGGCCGCCGCCTGTGCGACCCGAGTCTCCACGAGGTCGCACACGGCCACTAACTCGGTGTCTGGACACTGGTCGTAGATGGCACAATGTCGCCTTCCAATATTGTTCACGCCGACTACGGCTACTCGAACCATAACGCCCACCCTCCGTATCCAATCGCTCCTCGCCGGCCACCGATTTACGGATATACAGGGCTACCGTAAAACCGAAGTACCCGCCTTTTCCGGGAGTTGCGACTCTTGAAACAGTCTGCTCAGGTACCCGTGACTCTCCGCTGCGATGGCGACAACTTCAGGCAACTCCATGTGATTTGCACCGATGATCTCGAGGTCAATCGCTCCGTCGTAACCGATTTCCACCGTCTTGCGGACGATCTCAGGCAACGGCGTCGTGCCCCTGCCCGCCGTTTGCAGCGGAGGGGCGGCAATTTTGAGCTGCTCAATCAACGTGTCGCGAATATGCATGTGGATGATGTGGTCTTTGAGCGCTTCAATCGCCTCAACAGGGTCGTCACCGACGCGCCCGACATGTGTGGCGTCATAATTCAACCCGAGTGCCGGATGCTGAACTTCCGCCATCAGACGAAGGGCTGTGCGGGTGTTGTAAATACTTTGTCCATAGTGGATTTTGAGCGCGAATTTTATGCCACAATCGCCTGCAGCCTGGGCCAGTTTTTCAATCGCGCGGATGGAGGCCTCTGTCTTCTCCTCGTCGTCCGACACACCACTGCTGCCAATCGTCACAATTGGAACGCCCAATGTTGCCGCGCGTTCAAATACTCGCTTAGACCTTTCCCGATTGGCCTCGACCAGGATATCTGTCGCCGCTTCAATGGCGTACAGTTCCAACCCGTTCTCGTCGACAATCGTCCGAATTTCCTTTAGGTCCGCCTCCGACGCAGTGTCTGTGAGGTGCTCGGCCATGCCGACAATCGACGCCAATTCGATGCCTTGATACCCGGTAAACCGGATGTACTTTGCCGCAGTGCGCAAGTCGTACCCACCAAACAAAACCGTGTTCACACCAAGTTTCAACATATCCACGCCTCCTCGATCTCCTTATAACTTTCGGCCATCCAGTAACTGCCGTTTCATCCAAGGGTTATTCACAAGTCCATCTCCACTCGCGTACAACTCATCGTACAATTGGCCTCGATAGTCGTTGATCACGGCCTGATACTCAGGTTCATAGATGGCGTTGACAAGTTCTCCTGGGTCCGTGTCAAGGTCGTAAAATTCGTCGACGTCCGTCGTATTCCAAACGTATTTGTAGCGAGTAGTGCGCAACATCCGCTGCGT
This window encodes:
- a CDS encoding sensory rhodopsin transducer, translating into MGKMTWVIPDGFLPTKSLGEQPSHEAVCVLNLTDADAKIDLTFYFEDKEPLVGFQATCGARRTHHIRLDKLRSDSGKEVPRGVPYAIKVESSVPVVVQHSRLDSSQEALALFTTIAYSG
- a CDS encoding GDP-mannose 4,6-dehydratase; translation: MKTALVTGITGQDGAYLAELLLEKGYQVVGTYRRTSTLDLWRLRYLGIESKVILESMDVEDLGCQVRLLKKYMPDEVYNFAAQSFVGVSFEQPLLTSTITGLGVTNLLEAIRITKPDTRFYQASTAEMFGKTKTTRQNEETSFHPCSPYGVAKLYGHWMTVNYRESYGLFACSGIMFNHESPLRGIEFVTRKITDAVAQIKLGKSDKLMLGNLDAKRDWGYAKEYVEAMWLMLQQDIPQDFVLSTGVTQSVQELVDFAFQAAGLGPWTDYVETDPKFVRPVDIGVLVGDSTKAKRVLGWEPRTQFKQLVSMMVEADIRRHSQHEARAMLTI
- a CDS encoding sulfatase-like hydrolase/transferase produces the protein MKVVFVSLDTLRADRLGCYGYTQATSPYLDQIASEGVLFAQAFAADIPTEVAHTGIFTGKVGLRTGVVSHGSPMSQLPKHVDWLPEILRKAGFVTGAVDNLYQLKEWFARGYRYYINSVGRERWIDGRTVNDLAIPWIRDHKDEDFFLFLHYWDCHTPYLPPKDYVPSFYDEHNNPYDPSNHSMERAYNHPAYPFFKYHHYRLLGDVTDASYLHALYDAEVRYLDDRLCELDACLREQGIYDDTLLILFGDHGESLTEHDIYWDHCGLYDTTVHVPMIMRWPGRIPPRRRVRGLVQQVDLMPTVLEAACLNAPPDLDGKSLWPAIEGRCEQTHSTIYLSECAWQASRGVRTSDYKFIQTIDSGPFVRPPCELYDLRLDPNETINVVDSLPEQALAMAQSLHDWITYTLDGREDPMIEVLRCHGLPFRRRIEQILGQVGLTWDDWLAHPSKERFDELYDMNRVLANES
- a CDS encoding sugar phosphate isomerase/epimerase, coding for MLKLGVNTVLFGGYDLRTAAKYIRFTGYQGIELASIVGMAEHLTDTASEADLKEIRTIVDENGLELYAIEAATDILVEANRERSKRVFERAATLGVPIVTIGSSGVSDDEEKTEASIRAIEKLAQAAGDCGIKFALKIHYGQSIYNTRTALRLMAEVQHPALGLNYDATHVGRVGDDPVEAIEALKDHIIHMHIRDTLIEQLKIAAPPLQTAGRGTTPLPEIVRKTVEIGYDGAIDLEIIGANHMELPEVVAIAAESHGYLSRLFQESQLPEKAGTSVLR
- a CDS encoding Gfo/Idh/MocA family oxidoreductase — its product is MVRVAVVGVNNIGRRHCAIYDQCPDTELVAVCDLVETRVAQAAAEFQTKAYTDLGTLLREEDVDVVSIATSGVEGGSHHYAPAMLAIEAGKDVLVEKPLSNDLDEAVTMVQRAREKGVRLACDLNHRFVPAAYKGKELIDKGNLGELLFVNMRLTIRNPNESSPWFHMRALHQHSIDVMRYFAGDIARVQAFMVKAPGRSVWSTCSINMQFTSGAVGHLTGSYDMSMRHPIEFCEVAGNRGRFVIDNVYENFCFYPHDQDELLVQRNPLFGGIGNFHETMANRIHHFIHQIQENVAPDRIEGSGKDALAAQRVIEAAIQSQLQNGAVIDVENMR
- a CDS encoding DinB family protein; translation: MNLDARNFIGHIPGFSTQLGHLVSMMNCTRRKTVELVCGLSVEELDYVHDEQSNSIGSLLFHLAAIETAQQIWSFQNRELTASEVQQWGAGLQLGMRARTEIHGNSAQMYLDCLNEVRSKTIAAFHQCDDAWLNETVSGRQENQYYRWFHVMEDEISHRGQMKWLLSRVLQRGSDSYART